The Streptomyces sp. NBC_00569 genomic sequence GATAAGGCTTACGACAACCGCCACCTGCGGCAATGGCTCCGCGCACGCCACATAACACCGCGCATCGCCCGCAAGAGAGTTGAGACGTCACAGAAGCTGGGCCGCCACCGCTGGACCATCGAACGAACCATGGCCTGGCTCGCCGGCTGCCGCCGCCTCCACCGCCGCTACGAGCGGCAGGCCATCCACTTCCTGGCCTTCACCAGCATCGCCTGCACCCTCATCTGCTACCGCAGACTCACCAAATGAGATGATCTCTAAGACGCCCGCCTGCGCGACGCCGTCTTCTTCGCCGGTGACTTCTTGGCGGTCGTCTTCTTGGCCGCGGCCTTCGAGGCGCCCGCCTTCGAGCCGCTCGCCTTCGACGTACCGGCCTTGGACGACGTACCGGCCCTGGACGTACTCGCCTTCGACGTGCTCGCCTTGTCCGCGGCCGCCGTCCGCGACGAGGCAGCCGACTTCCTGGCCGTGGTCTTCCTCGCCGTGCCGCTCCCGGACGCCGCCGGCTTCGCCTTCGTCGACGTCGACTTCTTCCCGCCGACCTCCTTCGGGGCCGTACGGGACTTCAGCGGGGTCACCGAGCTGGTCTTCGCCTCCCGCTCCGGTGCGGCCGCTTCGCCGCGGGCCTCCTTGGCCGCCTTGACGCTGCTCTTCAGGGCCGCCATCAGGTCGATGACCTTGCCGCCGCCCTCGGGGGCGGCAGGCGCCTCCACCACGCCCTCGCCGGAGGCCTTCGCCTCGATCATCTCCTCGACCGCGGAACGGTAGTCGTCGTGCAGCGACTCCATGTCGACCTCGCCGAGGGTGTCCATCAGCGCGTCCGCCAGGTCGAGTTCGGCCTCGCGCACGGTCACCTGGGTCTCGGGCACCGCCTCCTCCGGGGCGCGCACCTCGTCGGGCCACAGCAGACCGTGCATCGCGATCACGTCGTCGACGACGCGCAGCATGCCGAGCCGCTCCCGCCCCCGGAGGGCGAACTTGGCGATGGCGACCTTCTTGTTCCGCTTGAGCGCCTCGCGCAGCAGGGTGTACGGCTTCGCCGCGGGGACGCCGTTCGCGGAGAGGTAGTAGGCGGCGTCCATCTGGAGGGGGTCGATCCGGTCGGCGGGGACGAAGGCCACGATCTCGATGGTCCGTGCGGACGGGATCGGCAGGGAGGCCAGATCCTCCTCCGTGATGGGGATGATCGCGCCGTCCGCCGCCTCGTACCCCTTGCCGATCTCCGCAGACGCGACCTCCTTCTCCTCCAGCTCGCAGAACTTGCGGTAGCGGATGCGGCCGCCGTCCTCCAGATGGATCTGCCGGAAGGAGATCGAGTGGCTCTCAGTGGCGTTGACCAGCTTGATCGGGATGCTGACCAGGCCGAACGAGATGGCGCCGTTCCAAATGGATCGCACGGTGTCCCTCTCTGCGTAGTGCTCTGCCGTGTGCCCTGCGTGGTGCTCTGCCCTGTGCCGCCCGTCGCGCCCTGCCGTAGCCGAGCCGCCAGGCCGCCCCACCCCACCGCCGCCGTAGCCGTGGCCGTTGCCGCCGTAGCCCTTCGGATGAACTCGTCGGGGACAGCGCATCCGAGATGCCTCGTCTGCGATATCTCGTCACGATTTCCGTGGGATTCTCATCGTATGACGCCCATCACAGAGGTGGAGGGGCGGCGGCTCGCGCTCAGCAACCTCGAGAAGGTGCTGTACCCGGCGACCGGGTTCACCAAGGGCGAGCTGCTGCACTATTACGCGACCGTCGCCGGGCCCCTGCTCGCGCACCTGTACGACCGGCCCGTGTCCTTCCTGCGCTACCCGGACGGGCCCGAGGGCCAGCGGTTCTTCACCAAGAACGTGCCGCCGGGCACGCCGGCGTGGGTACGGACGGCGGACGTGCCGCATACGAGGAGCGCCCCGTCCCGCCAGGTCCTCGTGCAGGATCTGGCGTCACTCATGTGGGCGGCCAATCTGGTGACGGAGTTCCATACGCCGCAGTGGCAGGCGGATGCGCCCGGGCAGGCCGACCGGCTGATCCTGGACCTGGATCCCGGGGAACCGGCGGACGTGGTGGAGTGCTGCGCCGTCGCACTCTGGCTTCAGG encodes the following:
- the ku gene encoding non-homologous end joining protein Ku — its product is MRSIWNGAISFGLVSIPIKLVNATESHSISFRQIHLEDGGRIRYRKFCELEEKEVASAEIGKGYEAADGAIIPITEEDLASLPIPSARTIEIVAFVPADRIDPLQMDAAYYLSANGVPAAKPYTLLREALKRNKKVAIAKFALRGRERLGMLRVVDDVIAMHGLLWPDEVRAPEEAVPETQVTVREAELDLADALMDTLGEVDMESLHDDYRSAVEEMIEAKASGEGVVEAPAAPEGGGKVIDLMAALKSSVKAAKEARGEAAAPEREAKTSSVTPLKSRTAPKEVGGKKSTSTKAKPAASGSGTARKTTARKSAASSRTAAADKASTSKASTSRAGTSSKAGTSKASGSKAGASKAAAKKTTAKKSPAKKTASRRRAS
- the ligD gene encoding non-homologous end-joining DNA ligase codes for the protein MTPITEVEGRRLALSNLEKVLYPATGFTKGELLHYYATVAGPLLAHLYDRPVSFLRYPDGPEGQRFFTKNVPPGTPAWVRTADVPHTRSAPSRQVLVQDLASLMWAANLVTEFHTPQWQADAPGQADRLILDLDPGEPADVVECCAVALWLQERLSADGLHSYVKTSGSKGLHMLVPLEPTPSDRVSAYAKTLAVEAEAEHPELVVHRMTRSLRPGKVFVDFSQNAAAKTTATPYTLRARPEPTVSAPVTWEEVEACTDARELMFLADDIAPRLERHGDLLGPLIDLNHAGRVP